A section of the Rhipicephalus sanguineus isolate Rsan-2018 chromosome 11, BIME_Rsan_1.4, whole genome shotgun sequence genome encodes:
- the LOC119374712 gene encoding transcription factor ATOH8 — protein sequence MDVDSVALESFLELNFPSELNFATPIEYPSFNTTNAVLQTTAPTTAQQPTASSLPGSVLAFQMTQPVQTMDVVAGTVSSTVASATSSSPPVVQSATGRPQRSCRLNPDYNLRPRSVQIRIETEQRRKQQQQQPQQRSHKREPKPKQKPPPLSKYRRKTANARERCRMQEINRAFEELRAAVPALPPDCVPDKNGDSSKLTKITTLRLAVNYIAALSQMLREANESEENSSEVDSVQSIDSLESSLDFGDDPLLMSTDLVGMILESDGESLQLSDAPTP from the coding sequence ATGGACGTAGACAGCGTCGCGCTCGAGTCCTTCCTCGAGCTCAATTTTCCGTCCGAACTCAACTTCGCAACACCGATCGAGTATCCATCCTTCAACACCACCAATGCCGTCCTGCAAACGACGGCACCGACAACGGCACAGCAGCCGACGGCGTCTTCCTTGCCGGGCAGCGTCTTGGCGTTCCAGATGACCCAGCCCGTTCAAACCATGGACGTTGTCGCTGGCACCGTCTCAAGCACCGTGGCTTCGGCCACGTCTTCGTCTCCACCAGTCGTCCAGTCCGCCACCGGTCGTCCCCAGCGGTCTTGTCGACTGAACCCGGACTACAACCTGAGGCCCCGGTCGGTCCAGATTCGCATCGAGACGGAACAGAGGCgcaaacagcagcagcaacagcctcAGCAGCGAAGTCACAAGCGGGAGCCCAAGCCGAAGCAGAAGCCACCGCCGCTGTCCAAGTACAGGAGGAAAACGGCAAACGCTCGCGAGCGGTGCCGGATGCAGGAGATCAACCGGGCCTTCGAAGAGCTGAGGGCCGCCGTACCGGCATTGCCTCCGGACTGCGTGCCGGACAAGAACGGAGACAGCAGCAAGCTCACCAAGATCACCACGCTGAGGCTGGCGGTGAACTACATCGCCGCCCTGTCCCAGATGCTGAGGGAGGCCAACGAGTCCGAGGAGAATTCTTCCGAAGTCGACTCGGTGCAGAGCATTGACTCGCTCGAATCGAGTCTCGACTTCGGCGACGACCCGCTGCTGATGAGCACCGATCTCGTCGGCATGATCCTCGAGTCCGACGGCGAGAGCCTCCAGCTCAGCGACGCCCCGACGCCGTGA